The window GTGGCGCGATATCATCACCGTCTTATCGGGAAATCCCAGCGCAATTCGAAGCTGCCGTTCGGGGGCAGCGTCTCGTTCACGCCTTGCTGCGACGACAGGGTGAGCCACTCCAGCGTGCCGGCCACGCTGACGTAGTCGACGATCCAGAAATTCAACTGGGCGCTTTTGCGGCTTTGCCCTTGAAAGCCGAACAATGTGTCGGCCTGGAAGTTCACCTTGCGGCTGATGCGCTTGCGGACCCGGCCCTCGAAGCCGTCGGGCCCGACGGTGAGGCGCAGGTCGAGGCCGGTCAGACGCTGGAAGGTGTTGTCGATGTACGGCTCCATGAGATTCGCGATGGTGTCGCGGGTCAGCTGGCCGGCCACGTCCGCGCCGGTCGAGATGTTGGCGCCCACCGTGGGGTTCTGGGTGCTGATCCGTTGCGAATCGGTGGTGGTTCGTCCGGTCAGCAACAACAGGGCGGTCTGGTTGCGGTCCAGGCCGTCGTCGGTGGTGAGATCGATCTGCGCCTCGCGCAGGGGGCCGTGGATGTGCATGCGCACGTTGTGCTCGTTGCCGCTGGCGTCGACCACCGGGTTCTGCGCTTCGATGTTCAGGTCGGGCGTGTCGCCGTAGGTCAGCGACTTGGTCTCGACGAACGTCGCGTAGCTGGCGTTCGGCACCAGCTCGAATTCACCGCGGAAACCGGGGAAGGAAAAACGCCCGTCGGTGGGCCGCACCGTCCCGGCCAGCGCCGGTTCGGCCAGCGTGCCGCCGATGTGCAGGGCGACGTCGATGTGGATCTCCGGCGCGATGTTGTTCTGCACGACAAAGCCTTCGCCGATGGTGCGCACGCCCAGGTCCAGGGACAGACCTTCGAGCAGCGGCTTGCCTTCATAAAAGGGCCGCACGTCGGTCTCGTCGACGCGGGGGCTGATCACCAGGCTCTGCACCTTGAAGTCCTGCAGGTAGCGCCCGGACACCAGGCGCACCTCCCCGCCCAGAGTGAAGCCTTCGTGGACGTTGCCGCGCAGGTTGAGATCGAACGCCAGGTCGTCGATCTCGGCGGTGTTGGGGATGCGGTAGGAAAGCTGCTCGCCGTGCAAGGGCAGGTCGACGTCGCCGGGCTCAAACGGGATCAAGTTGGTGAAATTCACCCGTCCGGCCCGGACGCCCGAGGCGCCGATGATGAGCAGGCCTTGATCGTCCAGCCGCACCCGCACGTCGTGCAGCACGGCGCCCGCGTTGTTCAGCTCGACGGCGCCACTTTGCACGGCCACCTCGGTGCCGGTGTCACGCAGGCGAAAGGTGATGGCCCCCAGCTCCAGGCTGCCGAAGATCTGCGGTTTGGTCAGCGACCCGCGCATCTGCCCTTTGATGCGCGCCTTGCCGTGGGCGTCGGTGACCGCCTGAGGCGCGGCGAAGGTCAGCAGGCGCGCGTTGATCTCACCGTCCAGATCAACGGCAATGTCGTGAGGCTGAAACGACGGGCCCAGCGCCGCGCTGCCGGTCAGGCGCACCGTCGAGCCTTCCACCGTCAGCAGCACGTCTTGCACCTTCACCTGATCGCCGTTCAGTTGAAAATGGCCCGACGCCAACGCGATGTCGGCGTCCACGTCTTTCGGCCGCAGCTTTACCGGCGACACCACGTCGATCTGGCCGCTTAACTGCGGCGCCACCCGGGTGCCGCGCGCGCTCAGCGCCACCTTCAAGTCGCCGCTGATCTTGTCAACGCTGCCGCGCAGGAACGGTTGCAAGAGCTCAAGGTCCAGATGGCCGCTGACGTCGCCGCTGATGCGCTGACCGTCCAGCCGGCCTTGCGCGCGCAGCTCGCCGCCGTCGGTTTGAAAGCGCGCTTCGTCCAGCACCACTTGGTCGCCTTTCACTTCCAGGTGCAGCGGCTGCGCGGTCTGGATGCGCACGCGCTGGAACGACGTTTCGCCGTCGCTGCCGTCGACGGCGCGGGCGATGGACAGCCACAGCTCGGGCAAGAGGGCGTCGACGGCCAGCGGCTGGCCGGGATCGATGTCGACGCTGACGTGACCGGTGGCCACGCCGCGCGCGTCGCCGAAGCCAGCCAGTTCGGGCACCAGCGTCTCCAGCGCCAGTCGTTGAAAATCCACCGCCCCGTGCACGGACGGACCGTCTTTGTCCAGCGCCACCCGGGCGTGCACCCCGAACCGATCGAACAGCGAACCATCGATGCGCACGCCGGGGCCGGCCTTGTCGTCGACCGGCGCCAGGGTCAGGTGCCCGGTGCCGAGGGCCACGCCGCGCGCGATCACCTCGACCAGATCGACGGTGCCGCCGATCGCCGGGTGATCGATGGTTCCGCCGACGTGCAGGCGGGCGCTGACCGTGCCGGTCAAGGGAACGCCGGCGTCGGCCACGCCGGGCAGCGCCGCCAGCGGCACCTTCGCCAGCACGACGTCGACGTTCAGGGCGTTTTTTTCCTGTCTCTTGGCTCTCGCCGGCGCCAGCGCCACCGTCCCGGTCACGTCCAGGCTGCCGCCGGTCTTCAAGGCCACGTGCAGCGCTCGCACCGTGGCCACGTTGGCCACCAACTGGGCGTCGATCGGGCCCACCCGAAAGGGCGTCCCTTGAAATTGCACGTCGGTTCCGGCCGGAACGTGAACGTCGGCGCTGATGGCGTCCAGGGGGCCGCGCGCCTTGACGTCCGCCGACACCCGGCCGACGACATCGGACCGCCCGGTGACTTGCGCCAGATCCACGTCACGCGCCGCCAGCTGCGCGTCGATCACCGGCGTGCGCAGCGGATGGCGGGTGTTCTTCTTGAAGAGCTCGATCTGCCCACTGGCCGCCAGCGTTCCCCCGAACAGACCGCCGGACAGCGACTCCAGCCGCCCTCTGCCGTCGCGCAGGCCAAAACGCGCCTTCAGTTCGGGCACGGTTCGCGCGCCGCGGCCCACGCCGTGAACGACGGCGTCGCCCGTCACCGCCGGTTGATCCAGCGTGCCCGACGCCGCCGCCGACAGACGCGCGTCCTTCGCCCAGCGGGGCAGGCCCAGGCTCTCCAGCACGCGCCCGAGATCGAACGCCACCACGTCGAGGCCCAGCTGCACGAGCTTTCGTTCCAGCTCCAGCGAGCCCTTCGCGGTGGCGGTGGCACCCGGGATCTCGACGGTGAGGCCGCTGGTGCGCGCCTCCTCCGGCGACACGCGCGCGTTGCCGTGGATGCGCACCGTTCGCGGCAAGCCGGCGGCGCGCGTGCGTGCCAGCGTCAGGTCC of the Polyangia bacterium genome contains:
- a CDS encoding translocation/assembly module TamB domain-containing protein — its product is MPRSRLAKISLYACGGLLGLLAVAVLAASVILQGPRLGSLVQGALPHNRGKLEIGGIGWSLRALADLATDAPSPISLDGLRIIDPEGTVVLDVPHLTARVKLRTLIGGSFSIHDLRVPKATWRFAEMKNEPLIGFLAALAPQTPPPAPPANTPPAPGSFFQIVGAQLDDLNALFDFPGSWGLELRHARATASLMQSTVDPAHPIFGFDAAPVVAEGGGWLRILEDNQLPFDKVTINRVATTQDRPDDIFLDLAAANTGRSTLTGKGYFTGIYGETSIPGIALRADFTLPGDALTAVAAGKGIEGLTVGGEGAASHIGLDLKDTFARLKVAAKVGGLDVTFDQDGAQYRALDTGLDLSFDAGADRVAVSNFGLRAPDGGRLALNARLATDTLKLDADLVLHDFRTESYLPAALRAMGGGAINGKVVARGDLARKAVTVSALDLTLARTRAAGLPRTVRIHGNARVSPEEARTSGLTVEIPGATATAKGSLELERKLVQLGLDVVAFDLGRVLESLGLPRWAKDARLSAAASGTLDQPAVTGDAVVHGVGRGARTVPELKARFGLRDGRGRLESLSGGLFGGTLAASGQIELFKKNTRHPLRTPVIDAQLAARDVDLAQVTGRSDVVGRVSADVKARGPLDAISADVHVPAGTDVQFQGTPFRVGPIDAQLVANVATVRALHVALKTGGSLDVTGTVALAPARAKRQEKNALNVDVVLAKVPLAALPGVADAGVPLTGTVSARLHVGGTIDHPAIGGTVDLVEVIARGVALGTGHLTLAPVDDKAGPGVRIDGSLFDRFGVHARVALDKDGPSVHGAVDFQRLALETLVPELAGFGDARGVATGHVSVDIDPGQPLAVDALLPELWLSIARAVDGSDGETSFQRVRIQTAQPLHLEVKGDQVVLDEARFQTDGGELRAQGRLDGQRISGDVSGHLDLELLQPFLRGSVDKISGDLKVALSARGTRVAPQLSGQIDVVSPVKLRPKDVDADIALASGHFQLNGDQVKVQDVLLTVEGSTVRLTGSAALGPSFQPHDIAVDLDGEINARLLTFAAPQAVTDAHGKARIKGQMRGSLTKPQIFGSLELGAITFRLRDTGTEVAVQSGAVELNNAGAVLHDVRVRLDDQGLLIIGASGVRAGRVNFTNLIPFEPGDVDLPLHGEQLSYRIPNTAEIDDLAFDLNLRGNVHEGFTLGGEVRLVSGRYLQDFKVQSLVISPRVDETDVRPFYEGKPLLEGLSLDLGVRTIGEGFVVQNNIAPEIHIDVALHIGGTLAEPALAGTVRPTDGRFSFPGFRGEFELVPNASYATFVETKSLTYGDTPDLNIEAQNPVVDASGNEHNVRMHIHGPLREAQIDLTTDDGLDRNQTALLLLTGRTTTDSQRISTQNPTVGANISTGADVAGQLTRDTIANLMEPYIDNTFQRLTGLDLRLTVGPDGFEGRVRKRISRKVNFQADTLFGFQGQSRKSAQLNFWIVDYVSVAGTLEWLTLSSQQGVNETLPPNGSFELRWDFPIRR